One window of the Oncorhynchus keta strain PuntledgeMale-10-30-2019 chromosome 31, Oket_V2, whole genome shotgun sequence genome contains the following:
- the zmp:0000000881 gene encoding serine/threonine-protein kinase Nek8 isoform X18, which produces MAYSTKTLAAGSFGKVYKEKYNDTWAAIKKVPQHLINRRDLERECQVYNKAIHPNIVKLLGNPTLKDSKWIIPMEFIFGEELETTIFKSQKSKIQLTPSIKATIITGMCEGLLHLHSKDIVHQDLKPENIMVEHDTHRAVIIDMGLAKFFRNGLNSAVDMGNEAYSPPEVLQRRGHRDQRSDVWAMGKIIAELCARVRLHTPSVCPAKIHEILSLQGQQYCNAVCRMVQSDPTVRATMAGITPEIRKAVGGGNTEEQQKGHLPTPFPYTEIKVTSPRPQAPVQQSLPLSRAECAASPRPEVKTLVRAPVRAPSPSIWERAALPKTEVKTEVKTTLQPQPVQRSPSPSRWERAALPKTEVKTTLQPQPVQRSPSPSRWERAALPKTEVKTEVKTTLQPQPVQRSPSPSRWERAALPKTEVKTTLQPQPVQRSPSPSRWERAASPNPEVKISSSPLPKVDQGNALVPSGMVQPSQDVMKQLLYEEALKGLPCPLPTTGKVRIRRYEQRNGEVETWEQKEVETEGGRIVKFEDVMFNNKS; this is translated from the exons ATGGCGTACTCCACCAAAACTCTTGCTGCTGGCAGCTTTGGGAAGGTATACAAGGAGAAGTACAATGACACCTGGGCTGCAATCAAGAAGGTGCCACAACACTTAATCAATAggagagacctggagagagagtgTCAAGTATACAA TAAAGCGATTCATCCTAACATAGTGAAGCTTCTGGGTAATCCAACACTCAAGGACTCTAAGTGGATCATCCCCATGGAGTTCATCTTTGGAGAGGAACTGGAGACAACCATCTTCAAATCACAAAAATCTAAAATACAG TTAACTCCATCTATAAAGGCCACCATCATCACAGGCATGTGTGAAGGACTGCTTCACCTACACAGCAAAGATATCGTCCATCAAGACCTCAAGCCTGAGAACATCATG GTAGAGCATGACACTCACAGAGCTGTGATCATTGATATGGGACTGGCCAAATTCTTCCGCAATGGCCTAAATTCTGCCGTGGATATGGGCAACGAGGCCTACTCTCCACCTGAGGTCCTGCAGAGGCGGGGCCACCGAGACCAGCGTTCGGACGTGTGGGCTATGGGTAAAATCATTGCTGAACTCTGTGCCAGAGTCAGGCTGCACACCCCCAGTGTCTGTCCGGCTAAGATCCATGAGATCCTCAGTCTCCAAGGACAGCAGTACTGTAACGCTGTCTGTAGGATGGTGCAGAGTGACCCCACAGTGCGGGCCACCATGGCCGGAATCACGCCGGAGATACGAAAGGCAGTGGGAGGTGGCAACACCGAGGAACAACAAAAAGGACATCTTCCGACACCCTTTCCTTACACTGAGATAAAAGTCACATCGCCACGTCCTCAAGCTCCTGTACAGCAATCACTCCCTCTATCAAGAGCTGAGTGCGCAGCCTCACCAAGGCCTGAGGTCAAGACGCTAGTGCGAGCTCCTGTGCGAGCACCTTCTCCATCGATATGGGAGCGTGCAGCCTTGCCAAAGACTGAGGTCAAGACTGAG GTCAAGACAACACTGCAACCACAACCCGTACAGCGTTCACCTTCCCCGTCAAGGTGGGAGCGTGCAGCCTTGCCAAAGACTGAGGTCAAGACAACACTGCAACCACAACCCGTACAGCGTTCACCTTCCCCGTCAAGGTGGGAGCGTGCAGCCTTGCCAAAGACTGAGGTC AAGACTGAGGTCAAGACAACACTGCAACCACAACCCGTACAGCGTTCACCTTCCCCGTCAAGGTGGGAGCGTGCAGCCTTGCCAAAGACTGAGGTCAAGACAACACTGCAACCACAACCCGTACAGCGTTCACCTTCCCCGTCAAGGTGGGAGCGTGCAGCCTCTCCAAATCCTGAAGTCAAGATCTCATCATCTCCCCTTCCAAAGGTTGACCAGGGTAATGCACTGGTTCCATCAGGCATGGTTCAACCCAGTCAAGATGTCATGAAACAGCTTCTCTACGAAGAGGCCTTGAAGGGTCTCCCATGCCCACTCCCAACAACGGGCAAGGTGCGAATCCGCCGTTATGAGCAAAGGAATGGGGAAGTGGAGACTTGGGAGCAAAAGGAGGTGGAGACTGAAGGAGGGAGGATAGTCAAGTTTGAGGATGTGATGTTTAACAACAAGTCATAA
- the zmp:0000000881 gene encoding aurora kinase isoform X24 gives MAYSTKTLAAGSFGKVYKEKYNDTWAAIKKVPQHLINRRDLERECQVYNKAIHPNIVKLLGNPTLKDSKWIIPMEFIFGEELETTIFKSQKSKIQLTPSIKATIITGMCEGLLHLHSKDIVHQDLKPENIMVEHDTHRAVIIDMGLAKFFRNGLNSAVDMGNEAYSPPEVLQRRGHRDQRSDVWAMGKIIAELCARVRLHTPSVCPAKIHEILSLQGQQYCNAVCRMVQSDPTVRATMAGITPEIRKAVGGGNTEEQQKGHLPTPFPYTEIKVTSPRPQAPVQQSLPLSRAECAASPRPEVKTLVRAPVRAPSPSIWERAALPKTEVKTEVKTTLQPQPVQRSPSPSRWERAALPKTEVKTTLQPQPVQRSPSPSRWERAALPKTEVKTEVKTTLQPQPVQRSPSPSRWERAASPNPEVKISSSPLPKVDQGNALVPSGMVQPSQDVMKQLLYEEALKGLPCPLPTTGKVRIRRYEQRNGEVETWEQKEVETEGGRIVKFEDVMFNNKS, from the exons ATGGCGTACTCCACCAAAACTCTTGCTGCTGGCAGCTTTGGGAAGGTATACAAGGAGAAGTACAATGACACCTGGGCTGCAATCAAGAAGGTGCCACAACACTTAATCAATAggagagacctggagagagagtgTCAAGTATACAA TAAAGCGATTCATCCTAACATAGTGAAGCTTCTGGGTAATCCAACACTCAAGGACTCTAAGTGGATCATCCCCATGGAGTTCATCTTTGGAGAGGAACTGGAGACAACCATCTTCAAATCACAAAAATCTAAAATACAG TTAACTCCATCTATAAAGGCCACCATCATCACAGGCATGTGTGAAGGACTGCTTCACCTACACAGCAAAGATATCGTCCATCAAGACCTCAAGCCTGAGAACATCATG GTAGAGCATGACACTCACAGAGCTGTGATCATTGATATGGGACTGGCCAAATTCTTCCGCAATGGCCTAAATTCTGCCGTGGATATGGGCAACGAGGCCTACTCTCCACCTGAGGTCCTGCAGAGGCGGGGCCACCGAGACCAGCGTTCGGACGTGTGGGCTATGGGTAAAATCATTGCTGAACTCTGTGCCAGAGTCAGGCTGCACACCCCCAGTGTCTGTCCGGCTAAGATCCATGAGATCCTCAGTCTCCAAGGACAGCAGTACTGTAACGCTGTCTGTAGGATGGTGCAGAGTGACCCCACAGTGCGGGCCACCATGGCCGGAATCACGCCGGAGATACGAAAGGCAGTGGGAGGTGGCAACACCGAGGAACAACAAAAAGGACATCTTCCGACACCCTTTCCTTACACTGAGATAAAAGTCACATCGCCACGTCCTCAAGCTCCTGTACAGCAATCACTCCCTCTATCAAGAGCTGAGTGCGCAGCCTCACCAAGGCCTGAGGTCAAGACGCTAGTGCGAGCTCCTGTGCGAGCACCTTCTCCATCGATATGGGAGCGTGCAGCCTTGCCAAAGACTGAGGTCAAGACTGAG GTCAAGACAACACTGCAACCACAACCCGTACAGCGTTCACCTTCCCCGTCAAGGTGGGAGCGTGCAGCCTTGCCAAAGACTGAGGTCAAGACAACACTGCAACCACAACCCGTACAGCGTTCACCTTCCCCGTCAAGGTGGGAGCGTGCAGCCTTGCCAAAGACTGAGGTC AAGACTGAGGTCAAGACAACACTGCAACCACAACCCGTACAGCGTTCACCTTCCCCGTCAAGGTGGGAGCGTGCAGCCTCTCCAAATCCTGAAGTCAAGATCTCATCATCTCCCCTTCCAAAGGTTGACCAGGGTAATGCACTGGTTCCATCAGGCATGGTTCAACCCAGTCAAGATGTCATGAAACAGCTTCTCTACGAAGAGGCCTTGAAGGGTCTCCCATGCCCACTCCCAACAACGGGCAAGGTGCGAATCCGCCGTTATGAGCAAAGGAATGGGGAAGTGGAGACTTGGGAGCAAAAGGAGGTGGAGACTGAAGGAGGGAGGATAGTCAAGTTTGAGGATGTGATGTTTAACAACAAGTCATAA
- the zmp:0000000881 gene encoding serine/threonine-protein kinase Nek8 isoform X11, translating into MAYSTKTLAAGSFGKVYKEKYNDTWAAIKKVPQHLINRRDLERECQVYNKAIHPNIVKLLGNPTLKDSKWIIPMEFIFGEELETTIFKSQKSKIQLTPSIKATIITGMCEGLLHLHSKDIVHQDLKPENIMVEHDTHRAVIIDMGLAKFFRNGLNSAVDMGNEAYSPPEVLQRRGHRDQRSDVWAMGKIIAELCARVRLHTPSVCPAKIHEILSLQGQQYCNAVCRMVQSDPTVRATMAGITPEIRKAVGGGNTEEQQKGHLPTPFPYTEIKVTSPRPQAPVQQSLPLSRAECAASPRPEVKTLVRAPVRAPSPSIWERAALPKTEVKTEVKTTLQPQPVQRSPSPSRWERAALPKTEVKTTLQPQPVQRSPSPSRWERAALPKTEVKTEVKTTLQPQPVQRSPSPSRWERAALPKTEVKTTLQPQPVQRSPSPSRWERAALPKTEVKTTLQPQPVQRSPSPSRWERAASPNPEVKISSSPLPKVDQGNALVPSGMVQPSQDVMKQLLYEEALKGLPCPLPTTGKVRIRRYEQRNGEVETWEQKEVETEGGRIVKFEDVMFNNKS; encoded by the exons ATGGCGTACTCCACCAAAACTCTTGCTGCTGGCAGCTTTGGGAAGGTATACAAGGAGAAGTACAATGACACCTGGGCTGCAATCAAGAAGGTGCCACAACACTTAATCAATAggagagacctggagagagagtgTCAAGTATACAA TAAAGCGATTCATCCTAACATAGTGAAGCTTCTGGGTAATCCAACACTCAAGGACTCTAAGTGGATCATCCCCATGGAGTTCATCTTTGGAGAGGAACTGGAGACAACCATCTTCAAATCACAAAAATCTAAAATACAG TTAACTCCATCTATAAAGGCCACCATCATCACAGGCATGTGTGAAGGACTGCTTCACCTACACAGCAAAGATATCGTCCATCAAGACCTCAAGCCTGAGAACATCATG GTAGAGCATGACACTCACAGAGCTGTGATCATTGATATGGGACTGGCCAAATTCTTCCGCAATGGCCTAAATTCTGCCGTGGATATGGGCAACGAGGCCTACTCTCCACCTGAGGTCCTGCAGAGGCGGGGCCACCGAGACCAGCGTTCGGACGTGTGGGCTATGGGTAAAATCATTGCTGAACTCTGTGCCAGAGTCAGGCTGCACACCCCCAGTGTCTGTCCGGCTAAGATCCATGAGATCCTCAGTCTCCAAGGACAGCAGTACTGTAACGCTGTCTGTAGGATGGTGCAGAGTGACCCCACAGTGCGGGCCACCATGGCCGGAATCACGCCGGAGATACGAAAGGCAGTGGGAGGTGGCAACACCGAGGAACAACAAAAAGGACATCTTCCGACACCCTTTCCTTACACTGAGATAAAAGTCACATCGCCACGTCCTCAAGCTCCTGTACAGCAATCACTCCCTCTATCAAGAGCTGAGTGCGCAGCCTCACCAAGGCCTGAGGTCAAGACGCTAGTGCGAGCTCCTGTGCGAGCACCTTCTCCATCGATATGGGAGCGTGCAGCCTTGCCAAAGACTGAGGTCAAGACTGAG GTCAAGACAACACTGCAACCACAACCCGTACAGCGTTCACCTTCCCCGTCAAGGTGGGAGCGTGCAGCCTTGCCAAAGACTGAGGTCAAGACAACACTGCAACCACAACCCGTACAGCGTTCACCTTCCCCGTCAAGGTGGGAGCGTGCAGCCTTGCCAAAGACTGAGGTC AAGACTGAGGTCAAGACAACACTGCAACCACAACCCGTACAGCGTTCACCTTCCCCGTCAAGGTGGGAGCGTGCAGCCTTGCCAAAGACTGAGGTCAAGACAACACTGCAACCACAACCCGTACAGCGTTCACCTTCCCCGTCAAGGTGGGAGCGTGCAGCCTTGCCAAAGACTGAGGTCAAGACAACACTGCAACCACAACCCGTACAGCGTTCACCTTCCCCGTCAAGGTGGGAGCGTGCAGCCTCTCCAAATCCTGAAGTCAAGATCTCATCATCTCCCCTTCCAAAGGTTGACCAGGGTAATGCACTGGTTCCATCAGGCATGGTTCAACCCAGTCAAGATGTCATGAAACAGCTTCTCTACGAAGAGGCCTTGAAGGGTCTCCCATGCCCACTCCCAACAACGGGCAAGGTGCGAATCCGCCGTTATGAGCAAAGGAATGGGGAAGTGGAGACTTGGGAGCAAAAGGAGGTGGAGACTGAAGGAGGGAGGATAGTCAAGTTTGAGGATGTGATGTTTAACAACAAGTCATAA
- the zmp:0000000881 gene encoding serine/threonine-protein kinase Nek8 isoform X15: MAYSTKTLAAGSFGKVYKEKYNDTWAAIKKVPQHLINRRDLERECQVYNKAIHPNIVKLLGNPTLKDSKWIIPMEFIFGEELETTIFKSQKSKIQLTPSIKATIITGMCEGLLHLHSKDIVHQDLKPENIMVEHDTHRAVIIDMGLAKFFRNGLNSAVDMGNEAYSPPEVLQRRGHRDQRSDVWAMGKIIAELCARVRLHTPSVCPAKIHEILSLQGQQYCNAVCRMVQSDPTVRATMAGITPEIRKAVGGGNTEEQQKGHLPTPFPYTEIKVTSPRPQAPVQQSLPLSRAECAASPRPEVKTLVRAPVRAPSPSIWERAALPKTEVKTEVKTTLQPQPVQRSPSPSRWERAALPKTEVKTEVKTTLQPQPVQRSPSPSRWERAALPKTEVKTTLQPQPVQRSPSPSRWERAALPKTEVKTTLQPQPVQRSPSPSRWERAASPNPEVKISSSPLPKVDQGNALVPSGMVQPSQDVMKQLLYEEALKGLPCPLPTTGKVRIRRYEQRNGEVETWEQKEVETEGGRIVKFEDVMFNNKS, translated from the exons ATGGCGTACTCCACCAAAACTCTTGCTGCTGGCAGCTTTGGGAAGGTATACAAGGAGAAGTACAATGACACCTGGGCTGCAATCAAGAAGGTGCCACAACACTTAATCAATAggagagacctggagagagagtgTCAAGTATACAA TAAAGCGATTCATCCTAACATAGTGAAGCTTCTGGGTAATCCAACACTCAAGGACTCTAAGTGGATCATCCCCATGGAGTTCATCTTTGGAGAGGAACTGGAGACAACCATCTTCAAATCACAAAAATCTAAAATACAG TTAACTCCATCTATAAAGGCCACCATCATCACAGGCATGTGTGAAGGACTGCTTCACCTACACAGCAAAGATATCGTCCATCAAGACCTCAAGCCTGAGAACATCATG GTAGAGCATGACACTCACAGAGCTGTGATCATTGATATGGGACTGGCCAAATTCTTCCGCAATGGCCTAAATTCTGCCGTGGATATGGGCAACGAGGCCTACTCTCCACCTGAGGTCCTGCAGAGGCGGGGCCACCGAGACCAGCGTTCGGACGTGTGGGCTATGGGTAAAATCATTGCTGAACTCTGTGCCAGAGTCAGGCTGCACACCCCCAGTGTCTGTCCGGCTAAGATCCATGAGATCCTCAGTCTCCAAGGACAGCAGTACTGTAACGCTGTCTGTAGGATGGTGCAGAGTGACCCCACAGTGCGGGCCACCATGGCCGGAATCACGCCGGAGATACGAAAGGCAGTGGGAGGTGGCAACACCGAGGAACAACAAAAAGGACATCTTCCGACACCCTTTCCTTACACTGAGATAAAAGTCACATCGCCACGTCCTCAAGCTCCTGTACAGCAATCACTCCCTCTATCAAGAGCTGAGTGCGCAGCCTCACCAAGGCCTGAGGTCAAGACGCTAGTGCGAGCTCCTGTGCGAGCACCTTCTCCATCGATATGGGAGCGTGCAGCCTTGCCAAAGACTGAGGTCAAGACTGAG GTCAAGACAACACTGCAACCACAACCCGTACAGCGTTCACCTTCCCCGTCAAGGTGGGAGCGTGCAGCCTTGCCAAAGACTGAGGTC AAGACTGAGGTCAAGACAACACTGCAACCACAACCCGTACAGCGTTCACCTTCCCCGTCAAGGTGGGAGCGTGCAGCCTTGCCAAAGACTGAGGTCAAGACAACACTGCAACCACAACCCGTACAGCGTTCACCTTCCCCGTCAAGGTGGGAGCGTGCAGCCTTGCCAAAGACTGAGGTCAAGACAACACTGCAACCACAACCCGTACAGCGTTCACCTTCCCCGTCAAGGTGGGAGCGTGCAGCCTCTCCAAATCCTGAAGTCAAGATCTCATCATCTCCCCTTCCAAAGGTTGACCAGGGTAATGCACTGGTTCCATCAGGCATGGTTCAACCCAGTCAAGATGTCATGAAACAGCTTCTCTACGAAGAGGCCTTGAAGGGTCTCCCATGCCCACTCCCAACAACGGGCAAGGTGCGAATCCGCCGTTATGAGCAAAGGAATGGGGAAGTGGAGACTTGGGAGCAAAAGGAGGTGGAGACTGAAGGAGGGAGGATAGTCAAGTTTGAGGATGTGATGTTTAACAACAAGTCATAA
- the zmp:0000000881 gene encoding aurora kinase isoform X27, translating to MAYSTKTLAAGSFGKVYKEKYNDTWAAIKKVPQHLINRRDLERECQVYNKAIHPNIVKLLGNPTLKDSKWIIPMEFIFGEELETTIFKSQKSKIQLTPSIKATIITGMCEGLLHLHSKDIVHQDLKPENIMVEHDTHRAVIIDMGLAKFFRNGLNSAVDMGNEAYSPPEVLQRRGHRDQRSDVWAMGKIIAELCARVRLHTPSVCPAKIHEILSLQGQQYCNAVCRMVQSDPTVRATMAGITPEIRKAVGGGNTEEQQKGHLPTPFPYTEIKVTSPRPQAPVQQSLPLSRAECAASPRPEVKTLVRAPVRAPSPSIWERAALPKTEVKTEVKTTLQPQPVQRSPSPSRWERAALPKTEVKTEVKTTLQPQPVQRSPSPSRWERAASPNPEVKISSSPLPKVDQGNALVPSGMVQPSQDVMKQLLYEEALKGLPCPLPTTGKVRIRRYEQRNGEVETWEQKEVETEGGRIVKFEDVMFNNKS from the exons ATGGCGTACTCCACCAAAACTCTTGCTGCTGGCAGCTTTGGGAAGGTATACAAGGAGAAGTACAATGACACCTGGGCTGCAATCAAGAAGGTGCCACAACACTTAATCAATAggagagacctggagagagagtgTCAAGTATACAA TAAAGCGATTCATCCTAACATAGTGAAGCTTCTGGGTAATCCAACACTCAAGGACTCTAAGTGGATCATCCCCATGGAGTTCATCTTTGGAGAGGAACTGGAGACAACCATCTTCAAATCACAAAAATCTAAAATACAG TTAACTCCATCTATAAAGGCCACCATCATCACAGGCATGTGTGAAGGACTGCTTCACCTACACAGCAAAGATATCGTCCATCAAGACCTCAAGCCTGAGAACATCATG GTAGAGCATGACACTCACAGAGCTGTGATCATTGATATGGGACTGGCCAAATTCTTCCGCAATGGCCTAAATTCTGCCGTGGATATGGGCAACGAGGCCTACTCTCCACCTGAGGTCCTGCAGAGGCGGGGCCACCGAGACCAGCGTTCGGACGTGTGGGCTATGGGTAAAATCATTGCTGAACTCTGTGCCAGAGTCAGGCTGCACACCCCCAGTGTCTGTCCGGCTAAGATCCATGAGATCCTCAGTCTCCAAGGACAGCAGTACTGTAACGCTGTCTGTAGGATGGTGCAGAGTGACCCCACAGTGCGGGCCACCATGGCCGGAATCACGCCGGAGATACGAAAGGCAGTGGGAGGTGGCAACACCGAGGAACAACAAAAAGGACATCTTCCGACACCCTTTCCTTACACTGAGATAAAAGTCACATCGCCACGTCCTCAAGCTCCTGTACAGCAATCACTCCCTCTATCAAGAGCTGAGTGCGCAGCCTCACCAAGGCCTGAGGTCAAGACGCTAGTGCGAGCTCCTGTGCGAGCACCTTCTCCATCGATATGGGAGCGTGCAGCCTTGCCAAAGACTGAGGTCAAGACTGAG GTCAAGACAACACTGCAACCACAACCCGTACAGCGTTCACCTTCCCCGTCAAGGTGGGAGCGTGCAGCCTTGCCAAAGACTGAGGTC AAGACTGAGGTCAAGACAACACTGCAACCACAACCCGTACAGCGTTCACCTTCCCCGTCAAGGTGGGAGCGTGCAGCCTCTCCAAATCCTGAAGTCAAGATCTCATCATCTCCCCTTCCAAAGGTTGACCAGGGTAATGCACTGGTTCCATCAGGCATGGTTCAACCCAGTCAAGATGTCATGAAACAGCTTCTCTACGAAGAGGCCTTGAAGGGTCTCCCATGCCCACTCCCAACAACGGGCAAGGTGCGAATCCGCCGTTATGAGCAAAGGAATGGGGAAGTGGAGACTTGGGAGCAAAAGGAGGTGGAGACTGAAGGAGGGAGGATAGTCAAGTTTGAGGATGTGATGTTTAACAACAAGTCATAA
- the zmp:0000000881 gene encoding serine/threonine-protein kinase Nek8 isoform X3 codes for MAYSTKTLAAGSFGKVYKEKYNDTWAAIKKVPQHLINRRDLERECQVYNKAIHPNIVKLLGNPTLKDSKWIIPMEFIFGEELETTIFKSQKSKIQLTPSIKATIITGMCEGLLHLHSKDIVHQDLKPENIMVEHDTHRAVIIDMGLAKFFRNGLNSAVDMGNEAYSPPEVLQRRGHRDQRSDVWAMGKIIAELCARVRLHTPSVCPAKIHEILSLQGQQYCNAVCRMVQSDPTVRATMAGITPEIRKAVGGGNTEEQQKGHLPTPFPYTEIKVTSPRPQAPVQQSLPLSRAECAASPRPEVKTLVRAPVRAPSPSIWERAALPKTEVKTEVKTTLQPQPVQRSPSPSRWERAALPKTEVKTTLQPQPVQRSPSPSRWERAALPKTEVKTTLQPQPVQRSPSPSRWERAALPKTEVKTTLQPQPVQRSPSPSRWERAALPKTEVKTTLQPQPVQRSPSPSRWERAALPKTEVKTEVKTTLQPQPVQRSPSPSRWERAASPNPEVKISSSPLPKVDQGNALVPSGMVQPSQDVMKQLLYEEALKGLPCPLPTTGKVRIRRYEQRNGEVETWEQKEVETEGGRIVKFEDVMFNNKS; via the exons ATGGCGTACTCCACCAAAACTCTTGCTGCTGGCAGCTTTGGGAAGGTATACAAGGAGAAGTACAATGACACCTGGGCTGCAATCAAGAAGGTGCCACAACACTTAATCAATAggagagacctggagagagagtgTCAAGTATACAA TAAAGCGATTCATCCTAACATAGTGAAGCTTCTGGGTAATCCAACACTCAAGGACTCTAAGTGGATCATCCCCATGGAGTTCATCTTTGGAGAGGAACTGGAGACAACCATCTTCAAATCACAAAAATCTAAAATACAG TTAACTCCATCTATAAAGGCCACCATCATCACAGGCATGTGTGAAGGACTGCTTCACCTACACAGCAAAGATATCGTCCATCAAGACCTCAAGCCTGAGAACATCATG GTAGAGCATGACACTCACAGAGCTGTGATCATTGATATGGGACTGGCCAAATTCTTCCGCAATGGCCTAAATTCTGCCGTGGATATGGGCAACGAGGCCTACTCTCCACCTGAGGTCCTGCAGAGGCGGGGCCACCGAGACCAGCGTTCGGACGTGTGGGCTATGGGTAAAATCATTGCTGAACTCTGTGCCAGAGTCAGGCTGCACACCCCCAGTGTCTGTCCGGCTAAGATCCATGAGATCCTCAGTCTCCAAGGACAGCAGTACTGTAACGCTGTCTGTAGGATGGTGCAGAGTGACCCCACAGTGCGGGCCACCATGGCCGGAATCACGCCGGAGATACGAAAGGCAGTGGGAGGTGGCAACACCGAGGAACAACAAAAAGGACATCTTCCGACACCCTTTCCTTACACTGAGATAAAAGTCACATCGCCACGTCCTCAAGCTCCTGTACAGCAATCACTCCCTCTATCAAGAGCTGAGTGCGCAGCCTCACCAAGGCCTGAGGTCAAGACGCTAGTGCGAGCTCCTGTGCGAGCACCTTCTCCATCGATATGGGAGCGTGCAGCCTTGCCAAAGACTGAGGTCAAGACTGAG GTCAAGACAACACTGCAACCACAACCCGTACAGCGTTCACCTTCCCCGTCAAGGTGGGAGCGTGCAGCCTTGCCAAAGACTGAGGTCAAGACAACACTGCAACCACAACCCGTACAGCGTTCACCTTCCCCGTCAAGGTGGGAGCGTGCAGCCTTGCCAAAGACTGAGGTCAAGACAACACTGCAACCACAACCCGTACAGCGTTCACCTTCCCCGTCAAGGTGGGAGCGTGCAGCCTTGCCAAAGACTGAGGTCAAGACAACACTGCAACCACAACCCGTACAGCGTTCACCTTCCCCGTCAAGGTGGGAGCGTGCAGCCTTGCCAAAGACTGAGGTCAAGACAACACTGCAACCACAACCCGTACAGCGTTCACCTTCCCCGTCAAGGTGGGAGCGTGCAGCCTTGCCAAAGACTGAGGTC AAGACTGAGGTCAAGACAACACTGCAACCACAACCCGTACAGCGTTCACCTTCCCCGTCAAGGTGGGAGCGTGCAGCCTCTCCAAATCCTGAAGTCAAGATCTCATCATCTCCCCTTCCAAAGGTTGACCAGGGTAATGCACTGGTTCCATCAGGCATGGTTCAACCCAGTCAAGATGTCATGAAACAGCTTCTCTACGAAGAGGCCTTGAAGGGTCTCCCATGCCCACTCCCAACAACGGGCAAGGTGCGAATCCGCCGTTATGAGCAAAGGAATGGGGAAGTGGAGACTTGGGAGCAAAAGGAGGTGGAGACTGAAGGAGGGAGGATAGTCAAGTTTGAGGATGTGATGTTTAACAACAAGTCATAA